The Sulfurospirillum diekertiae genomic sequence AATAAAGACCATGAAAAAGCAATAGCAGCTATAAGCCAGTAATGCCAACTTCCTTTTTCAAAATCTCTATGTCCTTCAAATTCGCTGATGAGTTTTTCATCATCCAGTCTTTCTTCGAGTGTTTTCACGCATAAACCTTTATGTCAATCTGTAAGGCTTCTCTTTCAAAAAGCCTTACATGTAAGAAATTTATTTTATTTAAGTAGTCCTGCTTCTTTAAATGCTCTCATAGCACCTGGATGTTGTGGTACGCTTAAGCCTTCGAGCAAGCTCTCTTTGGTAATTGTTTTGTAAGAAGGGTGAAGTTCTTTAAATTTATCGAAGTTATCAAGAATCGTTTTTACTACTTGGTAAACCACTTCATCTTTGACTTTGCTACTGGTTACAAGAACAGCTTTAACACCAATACTTGGAACATCATTTGGAACACCTTTATAGTATGTACCTGAGATAGTACCTTTGGCATAATAAGGATATTTTTTAACCAATGCATCAATGGCTGGACCTTCAATAGGAACAATGTTGATGTCCACAGAACTCGCGGCATCTTTAATGTTTGCCGTTGGATGACCTGCTACAAAGAAGTAACCATCAATATGGTTATCTTGGAGCATCGTTGGACCTTCTGTCGATTTGAGTTCATTGACAAGCGCTAAGTCTGAGCGTTTAATGCCAAGTGCTTCAAAAACAACATCAACAGTCATATTGGTTCCTGAACCTGGAGAGTCTAAATTGAGTCTTTTACCTTTAAGGTCTGCCATCGTCTTAATCCCTGATTTTTGGCTGACAACAAGAGCAAGAAGTTCTGGATAAATCGCAATGGCACTGCGAAGTTCTGGTACAGCAGCAGCACCTTCAAATTTACCTTCACCTTTATACGCTTGGTATGCTGTATCACTTTGGGCAATACCAAAATCAAGTTCACCTGCTTTGATGGTATTAACATTATAAACAGAGCCACCTGTAGATTCCACTGAGCAGCGAATATTCGTCTCTTTTTTGTTTTTATTGACCATTTGGCAAATAGCACCACCTGTTGGATAGTACGTTCCAGTAACGCCACCTGTACCAATTGTAATAAACTCCGCTGCAAACAGAGAGATACTTAGCGTTCCCGTAAGCGCTAATGTAGTGAGTATTCTATTCATCTTGACTCCTTGAATTGTAGTGTTTCATTTAATGCTACTACGTTTTTTCTTACTATTACTTGAATAAATCTATAAAAGGGTAGTTTGATTATGTTTTTTTTAAGATTAGTACAACAAATTTTTTCTTGAATAATTATTTTTAAATAAGTCTTGACAATAAAAAATTTTTTTTGACTATAATTTCGACCTCATTCAAAGTGTTCCGAATTAGCTCAGCGGTAGAGTAGGTGACTGTTAATCACTTGGTCGCTGGTTCGAATCCAGCATTCGGAGCCACTCTTTTATCTAGCATACTCCAAAATAGTCTAAAAATCCCTATAAAATCGGCATTCTTTCGCAAATATTCATCTAATACAATACAACGCAATTTAACCCAAACTAAGAGTCAAAGTAGTAATATTGGTAGTAATTTTTGATAATTTCTACTTTTCTAAGGAGAATGACTACTATGGCATCAAAACTCCTGAAAGACTTACAAGTACGTAATGCCAAGCCTTTAGAGCAAGATTACAGACTTACAGATGGCGAAGGCTTATATCTTCTCGTGAAACCCAATGGTAGTAAACTTTGGCGCTACAACTATTCTTTTGAGAACAACAAGTATGTCTATTCGATTGGGAAATACCCTGAGATCAGCCTTGAAAGAGCAAGGATTTTACACCAAAATGCGATTAGACTTAAAGCAGATGGCATTAACCCTGTTGATCAAAAGCGAAAAGCGAAACTAGAGAAGAAACTAGCTACGGTTAATACCTTTAAAGCTATTGCAAAAGAATGGCTTGAAAAGAAAAAGAGGGAATTAGCAGAAAAGACTTTTGAGGGCGTTGAGCGGAGGGTTGAAAAGAATCTTTATCCGATTTTGGGTGATATAAATATTCGTGAAATCAAGAAGCAAGACGTTGCAAGTGCTTTAAAAATTGCAGATTTACGTAGCCCTGAAGTAGCTAGCCGCTGTTTAGGCTATGCTAAAAATATTTTCGAGTACGCAGAAGATTTAGGGGTTATTGAGTTTAGCGTTATATCTTCTATGACAGCTGGTAAATTTTTAACCAAATATGAGAATGAAAGATTCGCACACATTAAAGACCCGAAAAGATTAAAAGAGCTTTTAATTGCAATTGATTCATATTCTGGTGAATATGTTGTTAGACAGCTTTTGAGATTATTGCCATTAGTTGCTTTACGTCCAACCGAAGCCAGGGCTGCAACATGGAATGAAATCGACTTTGAAAAAAAGATTTGGTCTATCGGTAAAGAGCGTATGAAAATGAGAAAGGATCATATCGTACCCCTTTCATCCCAAGCATTAAAAATTTTAGAAGAACTGCATCCTTACACAAAAAACAGTAAATATATTTTTCAAAGCCCTCGAAAATCGGATACTCCGTTATCGGATAATTCTATCAACAAGGCCTTGTCAATTTTAGGCTTTAAGGACGAACAAACCGGACACGGTTTTCGCCATATTTTCAGCACAACGTGCCATAGCAATTTAAGGGAGCATCAATTTGATTCTCTTGTTATTGAAGCATGTTTATCGCATAAAGATAAAAATAAAGAACGTGACGTATATAATGGTGCTAAATATATACCCGAGAGAATGCAATTGATGCAATGGTACGCAAATTATTTGGATGATTTGAAAAATAGCAAGAATTAATTGATTGATCCAGTTCATCTGATGAATTTGTAATTTTCCGAAAAGTCCTAAAATAGGAATTATCTGATATATTTTGATTATCTCGTTAATCCGAAAAATCTGTATAAAGAGATAATTTATGATATATCTTATAACTCTTATTTTGATTTGGATAAAATAAACATATAATTTTCTCACAAAGTATTAACACAAGGCATATGTTCAATGACTGTCTTAGAAATAGAAAATAATCTTCATAATCTAGTAGCAAATCTTGACAAAGAAAACTTCATCTTCGAGCTACTCTTAGCATACGGTATCCCAAAATCAACCATCAAACGACTGCAAGGAAGCGATCACGACAAACTTACATCATACGGTGAACTTGTCATGAGAAAAAAACTTTTTTTCAAAGTGACGGATAATGAACTTCATGCCACGATAGATGAACTTAAATCTTCAAAAGAAGTTCTTAAACACTTACCAAGATTTGTTCTTGTAACAGACTACGAAACACTCCTTGCCTATGACGTTAAAACGGAAGATAGCCTCGATATCGAACTCTTAAACATTATCAATCATTACGATTTTTTCTTGCCTCTCGCAGGGATGGAAAAAACTACCTTTACCGATGAAAACCCAGCCGATGTCAAAGCCTCACTCAAGATGGCAAAACTCTATGATGAGCTTCAAAAAAACAACCGCTTTGAAATCAAAGAGGAAGTTCACTCTTTGAATGTCTTTCTCACAAGGCTTTTGTTTTGCTACTTTGCTGAAGATACCAACATCTTCCCTGACAACCTCTTTACCTCTTCACTCTCATCGCACACGCAAGTGAACGGGAGCGATTTGGATGCTTACTTGCAAAGACTTTTTACCATTTTCAACACACCAAACACAAAAAGAGAGCCAAACACACCCGCATACCTAAACGCATTTCCTTATGTCAATGGCGGACTTTTTGCTTTACATGTAAAGCTTCCGACTTTTACCACTCGTTCACGCTCCCTCATGCTAGAAATCGGAAAGTTAAAATGGTCACAGATAAATCCAGACATCTTTGGAAGTATGATACAAGCAGTTGTTACCCCTGAACACCGTGGTGGAATGGGCATGCACTACACCTCTGTACCCAACATCATGAAAGTCATCGAACCGCTATTTTTAGATGAACTCTATGTCGAATTTGAAAAAAGTTATGAAAGCAAAACCAAACTTAAAGCTTTACATGTAAGGCTCTCAAAACTCAAAATCTTTGACCCAGCGTGTGGAAGCGGAAACTTTCTCATCATCGCCTATAAGAAACTAAGAGAACTTGAAATGAGCATCTTGCAACGCATAGACACATTAAGCAAAGAGCGGAGTTTTGTCTTTAGCGAGATAAAACTAACACAATTTTACGGCATAGAGCTAGACGATTTTGCACACGAAGTAGCAATGCTTTCTCTTTGGCTCGTCGAACATCAGATGAACTTAGAATTTTACAAAGCATTTGGGAGAACAAGTCCTAGTTTACCTCTTCATGACGGAGGAAATATTGTTCATGGAAATGCTACAAGGTTGGATTGGGAAGAAGTTTGTCCTAAAAATGTTGGGGATGAGATATATGTTTTGGGAAATCCACCGTATTTAGGCTCAAGTATGCAGAACAAAAAGCAAAAAGAAGACATGGCATCTGTTTTTCAAGGTATCAAGAATTACAAAAACTTAGATTACATAGCATGTTGGTTTTATAAAGGTGCAAAATATATACAAAACTCAAATACAAAATTAGCTTTCGTAACGACAAATTCTATCGTACAAGGTGAACAGGTTGCAATGTTGTGGCTTCATATTTTTAAGTTAGAGATTGAAGTGTTTTTTGCTCATCAATCTTTCAAATGGACAAACAATGCTAAAGGAAATGCCGGTGTTACTGTTGCAATTATCGGATTAAGAAACTGTTCTGATGCCGATAATAAATATATCTTCAATGGTTCGATTAAGCAAAAAGTTAAACATATCAATCCATATCTAACTTCTGTCAATGTCTCTGTTGTGACAAAGCGAACAAAATCTTTATCGAAATTACCACTTATGGAATACGGAAATAAAGCAGTTTATGGAGAACCTTTGATTCTTGAAAAGCAAGAAAAAGAGCGTATTCTTAGTGCATTTCCAGAAGCTAAAAATTTTATAAGACCGCTTAAAGGAGCAAAAGAGTTTTTAAACGGCTTAGAGCGTTGGGTAATTTGGATTGAAGATAAAGACCTGTCGTTGGCACAATCTATTTCCCTTATAAATGAACGAATTGAAAAAGTAAAAACTCTTCGGCTTTCAAGTAACGACAGCGGAGCGCAAGAATTGGCTCAATACTCTCATCGTTTTAGAGATACAAAAACTTCTAAAACGACATCCTTGATTGTGCCGCTTACAACATCTGAACGAAGAAAATATATACCAACTGGATTTTTATCACAAGAAACGATTTTAACCAATGCAGCCAATGCAATTTACGATGCTGAACCTTGGATATTTGGAGTTATATCATCATTAATGCACATGGTTTGGATGCGAACTGTTGCAGGAAGATTAAAAACAGATTATCGTTATTCATCAGCACTTGTTTACAACACCTTCCCATTCCCAAATATCTCACAAAAACAAAAAGACGAAATCACCGAGCTTGTATTTGGCGTACTCGATGAGCGAGAAAAACACAGCCAAAAAACCCTAGCCCAGCTCTACGACCCAAACAAAATGCCAGAAGGCTTAAAAAAAAGCCCACCACGCCCTAGACAAAGCCATAGAACAATGCTACCGCCCCAAACCATTCGAAACCGATGAAGAAAGACTAGAGTACCTTTTTAGGATGTATGAAGAGATGACAAAGGGCAAGAAATGAGTAAAATAAATCAAATTGAAAAAGCACTTCAAGAAATTGATGCTACAAAATTTCATAAGCTTTTAGATGCATATTTGACAAAAAAAATATCTGCACCTCATTCTAATGGTACAAAACTTGGGGAAGACAAACCAATAAAAGGTACACCTGACAGTTATATTGTTTTAGAAGATGGAAAATATATATTTATTGAATATACTGCACAGAAAACCAATATTGTAGAAAAATTTTTAAAAGATTTAGAAAAATGCTTTGATGAAGAGAAAACAGGTATAAAAGTAGTACAAATAAATAAAATTGTACTTGCATGTAATTCTGATTTAAATCCACAAGAGATAAAACAATTTATAGATTATTGCAGCTCAAAAAATATTACATGTGAATTTATTGGAAATTCATATTTAGCGAATGATTTATTTAGTAATTATCCAAATATAGCTAAGGAATTTTTAGATATCTCGATAGATACTGGTCAAATTCTTGATTGTGTAGAGTTTATAGATGCTTATGAAAAGAACAAATTTTCAACATCACTTAATACAACATTACAATTTAGAGATGTAGAAATTCAAAATTTAAGAGAATCATTAGCAAATAATCAAATCACTTTTATTACTGGTGCCGCAGGAGTTGGTAAAACGAAATTGGCGATAGATATTAGTTCTTTATATGCTAAAGAAAATGGATTTATTTTTAAAGCTATTTTAAATAGAGGTGCCAATATTTTTGATGATTTAAAGGTATATTTTAATTCTCAATCTGAACAGTATCTAATTTTTATTGATGATGTTAATAGAATTCATCTATCGTTAGAATACCTCTTTGAATATTATGGTGAAAAAATCAATCAGGGGACTATAAAAATAATTGCAACAATTAGAGATTATGCAAAAGAAAAGTTATTTGATAAATTACCTAAAAGTATAAGTTATTATGAACTTGAATTAAAACCTTTAAGCGATGACTCAATTAAAAAAATTGTTGAGAAAGAATATAGTATTACAAATCATCTCTATCTTGAGAGAATTGCAGATATTGCTCAAGGTAATCCAAGATTAGCTTTAATGGCAGCATCTATAGTTAAAAAGCAAAACAGATTAGATGCAATTTATGATGTGACAACATTATATGATGAGTATTTTTCTAGTATTAAAAAAGATATTGAAATATTTGAAAAAAATGATTTACTTTTGTTAAGTGTAGCAATCATTTCATTTTTTAGAATTATTGATAGAGAAAATACTCAACAAATTGATATGATAGAAAAAGCCTTTGATATTTCAATTGATGCGATATGGAAAAATATAGAAGAGTTACATCGCCTTGAAGTTGTTGATATGTATGAAAATAATGTCGTTAAAGTTTCAGATCAAATACTTTCTACTTATTTATTTTATAAAACTGTTTTTGTTGATAAAAAAATTAACATTGGCATTTTCTTAAAGCATTTTTTTCCTAGTTTCAAAGGAAAATTTGTTGATGCTTTAAATCCATTGTTGAGTTCCTTTGATACAAATCTCATATTAGAAGTATTGCGTGAACCAGTTAATAATTTATGGGGTGAATCCCTTTCAAATAAACAGCACATTTATGAAGTGATAAATACATTTTGGTTTTTAAAACAAACAGATATTTTGATTTATTTTTCAGAGGCAATTGAACAATTAGATAATGTAGAAATAGATGCTGAACCACTTGATATTTGGAAACAAATTAATACAAATCAAACTGATGAGATTTTAAATAAACTTTCTTTATTTAGGCATGATAGTTTAGAAAATATGAAAATTTCTATCGAATTAATTATTACGTACTTAACTAAAGTACCATCAAAAATATATGAAGTTATTATCGTACTAACTAAAAATTTTGGAATCAAGTATGATAGCTATCGATACAATTATTCTAAAGAAAAAATTTTAATCGACACTTTATGGAACTTTACTGAACATGGAAAGAATCAATTATTAACGAGATTGTTTATTAGGGTTTGTAGTGAATTTTTAAAAACCGAGTTTGAAGAAAATAAAATGAAAGGTCATAATTTTATCATATCTCGTTATAAACCTTTTGAAACAGAAAATTTGCAAGAACTAAGAAATGATATTTTTGAAAAATTAGATATATTGTTTTCTAGTGGAAACTTTTTAGGAGACTTGGAAAACTTAATTCAAAAATATCCATCAGGGATTAGTTATAGTGCTGATGTGAGCAATGTAGAAAAATGGGATGTTCAAAATATTTTAAATTTAATAGAAAAATATTTTGATTCAAGTATATATAGACATTGTCAAATTGTACAAAATCTATTAAAAAGTTTTGATGGGCATAAACTTGTTTATGATACTAGTATCAAAGAAACTTTTAAACATCAAGCATATGAATTAAAAAAACTACTTTTTTTAAATGATGTAGATATTTCATTAGAGCAACCAAGGGACAAAGAAGAAAAAACAGATTGGGATAAAATACGACAAATAAAACATGACAGATTAGCTGATTTTGTAAAAGATTATACTTTAAGTGATTGGCTACAACTTTTTGATTCGTGTAAGTTGTTTTTTGCAGAGCAAGGAAGAGATGCTTATAATCTAAAAAGTAGTTTGAATGAGTTATTTCACATAATTGCTCATAAAAATGAAACTCTTTATATTGATATACTAGAAAAATATCTTGAGTTAGGTGATCCATTTTTATTAAATTTGAATATGTCAGATTTAATAAAAATTGTTGGAAAAGAGAAAGCCTTTGAATTCATAAAGAAATATTCTTTTCAAGCTCAAGAAACATGGTTATTTAATCTTTTTATAGCAATTGATGAAAGCAAAATTACTTCGAAAGAGGCTGAATCATTATTAGAACTTTATAAAACTTCTAGTTATAGGAGCATGCCTTCTCATTTAGATTATTTAATCAAATATTGTACAGTAGATGAAAATATTTTTTTAGAAATAATGACCATTTTGGTTAACAGGGCAGAAAATGAAGACAATAGATTTGTAGATACTTTTTCTATAATTTTTAATCCATTTACCGATATTTTTAAACTTCTTGACCAATATATATATTCAGACATAGTATTATTTAAAAAAGCATATTTATTTTGTTTGAATTGTGAAAATCATTTTGACTATGACATGATGGCTTTTAACAAATTGATTAACTTTGATATTAATTTTGTTGATAATTATATTGTTTATATTCTAAATAGCCATGACAAGTCAATAAGTTCTCATGATATTCACAATGATTTTTCATTAATTTGGAAGAGAGATGACTATCAAAAAATCTTTCTTAGAATCATCGAAGTGATTTATAGCTTAAAAACTAAGCAACTTGTTTGGAGAAAAGGTGAATTGCTCAAGGTCTTTTTTATAAATCGTGAAAATCAAGGTGAAATTGAAAATAGAGCAGATAGCTTAATTAAAAAATATATTGACTTGTATTTTAGTGATAATAAAAAAATTATTTTTATATTTGAATTAATAAGTGAGTTTAGCGAAGAAAGAAAAATAGCTCTTATATCTTATTTCATCGCTAGAAATGATTCTTTTGAATTATTTAAGCAATTATCATTAGAGCCAATGATGCAAAGTTGGAATGGTAGCAGAATACCATCTCTACAAAAAGAGATTGATTTTTTTACTTCATTACTTTCTTTGATGACAACAGCCCCTTTGCTTAGACATAAACAAAAAATACAGCAGAGTATAGATTTTTTAAAACAAGATATACAAAGAGAAAGAAAAAGTGACTTTATGAGAGATGATTATTAGAAAAAAAGCAAAAAAAAGAGATGAAAAAAGAAAAAACACATGCAAAAAATAGCCAACCTGAACATCTATATAGGTACAAAAGAGGAGTACCGCATGGCGGTAAGCCAAGGTATGAAAATCGTCTGTGCACTCAACCGTGCCAATGGCTTTGTGACACATCAGTCACAGGTGGGTTGGAGCGGTAGAGGGTGTAACAAGGACAATCCTTACTATCTCTACAAAGAGGAAGATGATGCTATTTATCTAAACATGATTGATGGAGATGACCCAAAATATGTAAACGATGAAATGATAGATGCGGCTTTAGACTTTATTAAACGGCATTTGGATAATGATATGCCCGTCTTTGTGTATTGTAGTTTAGCAGAGTCGCGAAGCCCTTCTATCGTACTTATGTATATGCTAGAGCACGGTCATATCGAAGCAACAAACAATGCTTTGAGAGAGTTCAAAGATAAATTTTATGCCAACTATCAGCCCAAAAGAGGCAATGTGGAGTATATTGTAAAAAGATGGCTAGGCAAATTGATCAAGGAGTGAAATAATATGAATATAAAAGATTTTAAATCAGGTACGCTGAGACAAGAGTATCAATATAAAAGTTTTTTGCCAGAATTTATCAATCATACTTTTACATGGGATGACCCTCAAATCAATACTATGCTTGAAAATGCAACTAGAGCACTTGGTGAACTTAACGCTTTTACGAGGATTGTACCAAATGTAGATATGTTTATACAGATGCATATCACAAAAGAAGCGAATACATCAAGTAAGATAGAGGGCACAAAAACAGAGATGGATGAAGTGCTTATCGCAAAAGAGCAGATAAATCCTGAAAAAAGAGATGACTGGCAAGAGGTACGAAACTATATTGATGCTATGAATACTGCTATCAAAGAGCTTGAAAGTTTACCTATCTCGAATCGTCTTATCAAAAATATTCATGCAATTTTGCTCAATAGCGTAAGAGGTGAAGCAAAACAGCCGGGTGAATTTAGAAGATCTCAAAACTGGATAGGTGGTGCTAGTTTAGCAACAGCTTATTATATTCCACCCCATCACAATGAAGTTGGGGATCTCATGAGTGATTTGGAAAAATTTTTGCACAACGAAGAGATATTTGTGCCGCATCTTATAAAAATAGCAATTGCTCACTATCAGTTTGAGACGATCCACCCATTTTTGGACGGGAATGGGCGTATCGGTAGACTGCTCATAACACTGTATTTAGTGAGTAAAGGATTACTTAGAAAACCATCTTTGTATCTCTCTGATTTTATCGAAAAAAATAAATCAGCTTACTATGAAGCACTGACAAAAGTAAGAGCAGATAATGATTTGATTCATTGGATAAAGTTTTTTCTTGAAGCAGTGATTGTTACTGCCAATAATGGCGTACAAACGTTTCAAAATATTTTGAGTCTCAAACAAGAGATGGATACACTGATAGTAGGATTTGGTAAAAAGGCACACAATGCGAGCAAATTGATAGAGTTCTTATATCAAAGGCCTATTATCTCAATTAGTGAAATCATAGAGCCTTTGGAGATTAGTAAGCCTACGGCAAATACTTTAGTCAAAGAGTTTGAGTCAAAAGGTATTTTAAAAGAAATTACAGGATATGAGAGAAATAAACTGTTTGTATTTGATAGGTATTTGACAATATATAGTAAAAATTAAAGTCATAAATTTTACTAAGAGAATTTTATAGTTAAAGTTAGGATCCTAAATTTTACTAAGAGAATTTTATAGTTAAAGTTCGAGCCAATTTTTTGAATTAGAGAGGGATGAATGACAAATATCATAGATGTAACTTATGGGCAAACAGGTGAGAGCAAAAAAACCAATAACTTTGGCATGAGGGATATGCAAGCAAAAGCTTACGAAGCTAGAAACGAGCAGTACCTTCTTCTTAAAGCTCCCCCAGCATCTGGAAAATCAAGAGCTTTGATGTTCATCGCTTTAGACAAACTTTACTATCAGAATATTGCCAAAGTCATCGTAGCTGTACCTGAGCGATCTATCGGCGGTTCTTTTGAAAAGACCGATTTAAAATCAAACGGTTTTTTTGCTTCATGGGAACCAAACCCTCTGTATAATCTTTGTACTCCCGGAGGAGAAAAGAGTAAAGTAGAAGCATTTAAAAAGTTTATGAACAGTGATGAAAAAATTCTGATTTGCACCCATGCAACACTCAGGTTTGCCTTTAAAGAGCTAGATGATGCAAAATTTGATAATTGTGTACTAGCGATTGATGAGTTTCACCATGTCTCAGCTGATGGAGAAAACCAGCTAGGAGAGCTTATTCGCTCTGTTATGCAAAATTCTACTGCTCATATAGTAGCTATGACAGGTTCGTATTTCAGAGGCGATAGCGTACCGGTACTTATGGCTGAAGATGAGGCAAAATTTTCAAAAATAACCTATAACTACTACGAACAACTAAATGGTTATGAGTATTTGAAATCATTGGGCATTGGATATCACTTTTATCAAGGGCGTTATACAAGTGCAATACACGAAATTTTAGACACTAATAAAAAAACAATTTTACACATTCCTAATGTCAATTCTGGTGAATCTACAAAAGATAAACACCGAGAGGTAGATACTATTTTAGATACTATCGGGACAGTGGAGCAGATTACTGAGGAAGGGATCATCATCGTTAAACGAAAAGGCGATGGTAAACTTCTTAAGGTAGCTGATTTAGTCAATGATGAACCAAAAGCAAGAGAGAAAGTCGTAACATACCTACGCAACATCAAAAATGTTGATGATATGGATTTGATTATAGCCCTTGGTATGGCAAAAGAGGGTTTTGATTGGCCTTACTGCGAGCATGCTTTGACTGTTGGTTATAGAAGTTCCTTAACAGAGATCATTCAAATCATTGGAAGAGCAACAAGAGATAGCAACAATAAAACTCATGCTCAGTTTACAAACCTTATAGCTCAACCTGATGCACAGGACTCTGAAGTCAAACTTAGCGTCAATAATATGCTCAAAGCCATTACAGCATCACTATTGATGGAACAAGTCTTAGCACCAAATTTTAAATTTAAACCGCG encodes the following:
- a CDS encoding TAXI family TRAP transporter solute-binding subunit produces the protein MNRILTTLALTGTLSISLFAAEFITIGTGGVTGTYYPTGGAICQMVNKNKKETNIRCSVESTGGSVYNVNTIKAGELDFGIAQSDTAYQAYKGEGKFEGAAAVPELRSAIAIYPELLALVVSQKSGIKTMADLKGKRLNLDSPGSGTNMTVDVVFEALGIKRSDLALVNELKSTEGPTMLQDNHIDGYFFVAGHPTANIKDAASSVDINIVPIEGPAIDALVKKYPYYAKGTISGTYYKGVPNDVPSIGVKAVLVTSSKVKDEVVYQVVKTILDNFDKFKELHPSYKTITKESLLEGLSVPQHPGAMRAFKEAGLLK
- a CDS encoding tyrosine-type recombinase/integrase codes for the protein MASKLLKDLQVRNAKPLEQDYRLTDGEGLYLLVKPNGSKLWRYNYSFENNKYVYSIGKYPEISLERARILHQNAIRLKADGINPVDQKRKAKLEKKLATVNTFKAIAKEWLEKKKRELAEKTFEGVERRVEKNLYPILGDINIREIKKQDVASALKIADLRSPEVASRCLGYAKNIFEYAEDLGVIEFSVISSMTAGKFLTKYENERFAHIKDPKRLKELLIAIDSYSGEYVVRQLLRLLPLVALRPTEARAATWNEIDFEKKIWSIGKERMKMRKDHIVPLSSQALKILEELHPYTKNSKYIFQSPRKSDTPLSDNSINKALSILGFKDEQTGHGFRHIFSTTCHSNLREHQFDSLVIEACLSHKDKNKERDVYNGAKYIPERMQLMQWYANYLDDLKNSKN
- a CDS encoding DNA methyltransferase: MTVLEIENNLHNLVANLDKENFIFELLLAYGIPKSTIKRLQGSDHDKLTSYGELVMRKKLFFKVTDNELHATIDELKSSKEVLKHLPRFVLVTDYETLLAYDVKTEDSLDIELLNIINHYDFFLPLAGMEKTTFTDENPADVKASLKMAKLYDELQKNNRFEIKEEVHSLNVFLTRLLFCYFAEDTNIFPDNLFTSSLSSHTQVNGSDLDAYLQRLFTIFNTPNTKREPNTPAYLNAFPYVNGGLFALHVKLPTFTTRSRSLMLEIGKLKWSQINPDIFGSMIQAVVTPEHRGGMGMHYTSVPNIMKVIEPLFLDELYVEFEKSYESKTKLKALHVRLSKLKIFDPACGSGNFLIIAYKKLRELEMSILQRIDTLSKERSFVFSEIKLTQFYGIELDDFAHEVAMLSLWLVEHQMNLEFYKAFGRTSPSLPLHDGGNIVHGNATRLDWEEVCPKNVGDEIYVLGNPPYLGSSMQNKKQKEDMASVFQGIKNYKNLDYIACWFYKGAKYIQNSNTKLAFVTTNSIVQGEQVAMLWLHIFKLEIEVFFAHQSFKWTNNAKGNAGVTVAIIGLRNCSDADNKYIFNGSIKQKVKHINPYLTSVNVSVVTKRTKSLSKLPLMEYGNKAVYGEPLILEKQEKERILSAFPEAKNFIRPLKGAKEFLNGLERWVIWIEDKDLSLAQSISLINERIEKVKTLRLSSNDSGAQELAQYSHRFRDTKTSKTTSLIVPLTTSERRKYIPTGFLSQETILTNAANAIYDAEPWIFGVISSLMHMVWMRTVAGRLKTDYRYSSALVYNTFPFPNISQKQKDEITELVFGVLDEREKHSQKTLAQLYDPNKMPEGLKKSPPRPRQSHRTMLPPQTIRNR
- a CDS encoding type IIL restriction-modification enzyme MmeI, yielding MEQCYRPKPFETDEERLEYLFRMYEEMTKGKK
- a CDS encoding dual specificity protein phosphatase family protein, which codes for MQKIANLNIYIGTKEEYRMAVSQGMKIVCALNRANGFVTHQSQVGWSGRGCNKDNPYYLYKEEDDAIYLNMIDGDDPKYVNDEMIDAALDFIKRHLDNDMPVFVYCSLAESRSPSIVLMYMLEHGHIEATNNALREFKDKFYANYQPKRGNVEYIVKRWLGKLIKE
- a CDS encoding Fic family protein, with translation MNIKDFKSGTLRQEYQYKSFLPEFINHTFTWDDPQINTMLENATRALGELNAFTRIVPNVDMFIQMHITKEANTSSKIEGTKTEMDEVLIAKEQINPEKRDDWQEVRNYIDAMNTAIKELESLPISNRLIKNIHAILLNSVRGEAKQPGEFRRSQNWIGGASLATAYYIPPHHNEVGDLMSDLEKFLHNEEIFVPHLIKIAIAHYQFETIHPFLDGNGRIGRLLITLYLVSKGLLRKPSLYLSDFIEKNKSAYYEALTKVRADNDLIHWIKFFLEAVIVTANNGVQTFQNILSLKQEMDTLIVGFGKKAHNASKLIEFLYQRPIISISEIIEPLEISKPTANTLVKEFESKGILKEITGYERNKLFVFDRYLTIYSKN
- a CDS encoding DEAD/DEAH box helicase, whose translation is MQAKAYEARNEQYLLLKAPPASGKSRALMFIALDKLYYQNIAKVIVAVPERSIGGSFEKTDLKSNGFFASWEPNPLYNLCTPGGEKSKVEAFKKFMNSDEKILICTHATLRFAFKELDDAKFDNCVLAIDEFHHVSADGENQLGELIRSVMQNSTAHIVAMTGSYFRGDSVPVLMAEDEAKFSKITYNYYEQLNGYEYLKSLGIGYHFYQGRYTSAIHEILDTNKKTILHIPNVNSGESTKDKHREVDTILDTIGTVEQITEEGIIIVKRKGDGKLLKVADLVNDEPKAREKVVTYLRNIKNVDDMDLIIALGMAKEGFDWPYCEHALTVGYRSSLTEIIQIIGRATRDSNNKTHAQFTNLIAQPDAQDSEVKLSVNNMLKAITASLLMEQVLAPNFKFKPRFDGDDEPNQKGELKIRGFKKPTSKRVEDIIESDLNDLKAAILQDEVMIKAIPGNLDAEVINRVLIPKIIKVKYPDLNDNEVEELRQHVVVDSVVKNGHIIESGDKKFIKMADKFVNIDELHIDLIDQINPFQRAFEILSKSVTTHVLKLIQESIEATRIEMTPEEAIILYKKIPVFKSEHGRMPDLNSSDFTEKRMAEALIYLNKLRREKVNG